A section of the Acaryochloris sp. CCMEE 5410 genome encodes:
- a CDS encoding ATP-dependent Clp protease ATP-binding subunit: protein MFECFTEKAIKAITLAQQEATHLKQKCVGTELILLGIIAEGTGIAAKILKSSGANLKEVRIEVKKLGISGTSSANIEIPFTPRSKRVLDIALEESRQLGHNYVSTEHLLLGLIQDEQSVAAQILVNLGIDIIDIRTQVMQMFSESTVAPSRDGLRDRGIKTLQKKSILEEVGTNLTQLARAGNLDPVVGRQNEVQRMIQILSRRTKNNPILIGEPGVGKTALAEGLAQLVINHDVPEALDGKRVLTLNVGSLLAGTKYRGEFEGRLKAIVEEIRSGGDIILVIDEIHTLVGSGAAEGGLDAANILKPSLARGELQCIGATTLADYRQYIERDPALERRFQPVMVNESSVEETIQILQGVRSCYEQHHQLEISDLALEAAAKLSDRYICDRFLPDKAIDLIDEAGSRVRISHSKPASAHKALNKELRQILQGKKEATQKQDYSLAGELHIREVEIQKKIQGANQKGSSNSTDAIVPTVNEEDIAHIVASWSGVPLHKLTESESENLLELEDILHQRVIGQEKAVKAVSRAIRRVRTGLKDPNRPIASFVFSGPTGVGKTELAKVLASSYFGSEAAMIRLDMSEYMEGHTVAKLIGSPPGYVGYNEGGQLTEAVRRKPYTVVLFDEIEKAHPDVFNLLLQVLEDGRLTDAKGRTVDFKNTLLIMTSNLGSKVIQKGGSGLGFEFSKDQSAAQYSRIVSIVNEELKQFFRPEFLNRLDEIIVFQQLHKTEVKQIADILLQEVFARLSEQGISLEVTDLFKDRLVETGYDPEMGARPLRRAITRLLEDCLAEEILTRRVKARDEIVIDVDEEGQTKVLIKQTEKSE, encoded by the coding sequence ATGTTTGAGTGTTTTACTGAAAAAGCTATTAAGGCAATAACGCTTGCCCAACAAGAAGCCACTCACCTCAAGCAAAAATGTGTTGGAACAGAGCTAATCTTATTGGGTATCATTGCTGAGGGAACTGGAATTGCAGCGAAAATCCTAAAGTCTTCGGGAGCCAACCTCAAAGAGGTACGAATTGAAGTTAAGAAATTAGGAATAAGTGGAACAAGCTCTGCAAACATTGAAATCCCATTTACCCCTCGTAGCAAAAGGGTGCTGGACATAGCCCTGGAAGAATCTCGACAGTTAGGGCATAACTATGTGAGTACTGAACATTTGTTGTTGGGGCTTATTCAGGATGAGCAAAGTGTTGCTGCACAAATTCTTGTGAACCTTGGAATTGACATTATAGATATTCGGACTCAAGTGATGCAGATGTTCTCTGAGTCAACCGTAGCTCCTTCTAGAGATGGTCTAAGAGATCGGGGAATCAAAACCTTGCAAAAGAAGTCCATCCTCGAAGAGGTAGGCACCAACTTAACCCAACTGGCCAGGGCGGGCAATCTTGATCCAGTTGTGGGTCGTCAAAATGAAGTGCAGCGAATGATCCAAATCCTTAGCCGCCGTACTAAAAACAATCCAATCTTAATTGGCGAACCTGGCGTTGGAAAAACAGCCCTAGCAGAAGGACTCGCTCAACTTGTGATCAATCATGACGTTCCTGAAGCTCTCGACGGGAAACGCGTTCTTACACTCAATGTTGGCTCATTATTGGCGGGTACAAAGTATCGAGGTGAATTTGAGGGACGCCTCAAGGCCATTGTGGAAGAAATCCGTAGCGGGGGTGATATCATTCTGGTGATTGATGAGATTCATACTTTAGTGGGTTCTGGAGCAGCAGAAGGTGGACTTGATGCGGCAAACATTCTTAAGCCGTCTTTAGCACGAGGTGAGCTGCAATGTATAGGTGCAACCACATTGGCTGATTATCGTCAGTATATTGAGCGAGATCCCGCTTTAGAAAGACGATTTCAGCCTGTGATGGTAAATGAATCCAGTGTTGAAGAAACGATTCAGATACTGCAAGGTGTACGGAGTTGTTACGAACAGCATCATCAACTTGAAATTTCTGACCTGGCTTTAGAAGCAGCGGCAAAACTCTCTGATCGTTATATTTGCGATCGCTTCTTGCCAGATAAAGCGATTGATTTGATTGATGAGGCAGGTTCTCGGGTCCGAATCAGCCATTCTAAACCAGCTTCTGCTCATAAAGCTCTCAATAAAGAATTGCGCCAAATTCTCCAGGGGAAAAAGGAGGCTACTCAAAAACAGGATTACTCCCTTGCTGGAGAGCTACACATCCGCGAAGTTGAGATTCAAAAAAAGATTCAGGGCGCTAACCAAAAAGGGTCCTCCAATTCTACTGATGCCATAGTTCCGACTGTTAATGAAGAAGATATTGCCCATATCGTCGCTTCGTGGAGTGGGGTTCCACTGCATAAACTGACAGAATCAGAGTCTGAAAACCTTCTGGAATTAGAAGACATCCTGCATCAGCGAGTCATTGGTCAGGAGAAAGCTGTTAAAGCAGTTTCTCGTGCCATTCGTCGAGTCCGCACAGGTCTCAAAGATCCTAACCGTCCCATTGCTAGTTTTGTCTTCTCCGGGCCTACAGGTGTTGGCAAGACGGAATTAGCGAAGGTTTTGGCGTCTTCCTACTTCGGCTCTGAAGCTGCCATGATTCGGCTGGATATGTCTGAGTATATGGAGGGCCACACGGTTGCGAAGCTGATCGGTTCTCCTCCTGGCTATGTCGGGTACAACGAAGGCGGGCAACTCACAGAAGCAGTTCGGCGCAAACCATACACGGTAGTGCTATTTGACGAAATTGAAAAAGCTCACCCAGATGTATTTAACCTACTGCTACAAGTTCTCGAAGATGGCCGCCTCACCGATGCCAAAGGTCGTACTGTAGATTTCAAAAATACTCTTTTGATCATGACCTCTAACCTTGGATCAAAGGTGATTCAAAAAGGGGGGAGTGGGTTGGGCTTTGAGTTCTCTAAAGATCAATCAGCTGCCCAGTACAGCCGTATTGTCTCAATCGTTAACGAGGAACTCAAACAGTTTTTCCGTCCTGAGTTCCTCAATCGCCTTGATGAGATTATTGTCTTTCAGCAGCTCCACAAAACTGAGGTTAAGCAAATCGCTGACATTCTTCTGCAGGAAGTGTTTGCTCGCTTATCAGAGCAAGGAATCAGTTTGGAGGTCACTGACTTGTTTAAGGATCGGCTAGTAGAGACAGGCTATGATCCTGAGATGGGAGCGCGTCCGTTACGTCGAGCTATCACCCGACTCTTGGAAGATTGTCTTGCTGAGGAAATCCTGACCCGTCGAGTGAAGGCAAGAGACGAGATCGTTATAGATGTCGATGAAGAGGGGCAAACGAAGGTTCTCATTAAACAAACAGAGAAGAGCGAATAA
- a CDS encoding RNA-binding protein translates to MSIHISNLSYNVTEVALKTVFAPYGTIIKVQLPVDDETGCIRGFAFIDMESEAEEKAAIEVLNGAEWMGRTLKVNQAKPQKRYRVSSLGSEYRNDRFSKADNFHK, encoded by the coding sequence ATGTCAATTCATATTAGTAATCTTTCTTATAACGTAACAGAAGTTGCTCTAAAAACAGTGTTTGCACCATATGGGACAATAATAAAGGTTCAGCTGCCCGTTGATGATGAGACAGGTTGTATTCGCGGCTTTGCTTTTATTGATATGGAGTCTGAGGCTGAAGAAAAGGCTGCTATTGAAGTCCTTAATGGCGCAGAATGGATGGGTCGAACTCTGAAGGTTAATCAAGCGAAGCCCCAGAAAAGATATAGAGTCTCATCATTAGGTAGTGAGTACAGGAATGATCGTTTTTCTAAGGCTGATAACTTTCACAAATGA